One genomic window of Pseudomonas chlororaphis subsp. piscium includes the following:
- a CDS encoding TolC family outer membrane protein, producing MTHSPRFFSPLLILAIVTIPAFADPGAQRAELLQVYRQAVEHDAQLSAARHEYQAQRESVPQARAGLLPTLNAGSTLESVRLERDEPGLTRTRSTTVFQANLNQPLFRADRWFQLEAAHASTAQAELELGAKEQGLVLTTAQAYFETLRALDLLAAAKAEEAALKRQQQQAQARLENGASSITDVLDAQAAHDNAGANRKLAERKVEDAFEALSRLTRQDYSTIEGIQHQLPVELPVPNDANEWVSRAVRQNLALQASSYAVIAAEQTNRQRKAGYAPTVDAVASWRKGENDSFGYSNPTDFGRDGYRGNVTQSSIGLELNIPLYSGGMTRSQVREATERLAQSEDEREDRRREVVQNTRNFYRAVNSDIEQVIARRQTIRSGQASVKANQVGRDLGSRNTADVLNAQRQLYSAVREYNNARYDYIIDTLKLKQAAGTLSPKDLSDLAMYLTKDYDADRDFLPPQERKAL from the coding sequence ATGACTCACTCCCCCCGTTTTTTCTCGCCCTTGCTCATCCTGGCAATAGTGACGATACCGGCTTTCGCCGATCCAGGCGCCCAGCGCGCCGAGCTGCTGCAGGTTTACCGCCAGGCCGTCGAGCATGACGCCCAGCTGTCCGCGGCGCGCCACGAGTACCAGGCCCAGCGCGAAAGCGTCCCCCAGGCCCGTGCCGGTTTGCTGCCCACGCTCAATGCAGGCAGCACCCTGGAATCGGTGCGTCTGGAACGGGATGAGCCCGGCCTGACCCGCACCCGCAGTACCACAGTATTCCAGGCCAATCTCAACCAGCCGCTGTTTCGCGCCGATCGCTGGTTTCAACTGGAAGCGGCCCATGCCAGCACCGCCCAGGCCGAACTTGAACTGGGCGCGAAGGAGCAGGGGCTGGTGCTGACCACGGCCCAGGCCTATTTCGAAACTTTGCGCGCCCTGGACCTGCTCGCCGCCGCCAAGGCCGAGGAGGCGGCGCTCAAGCGTCAGCAGCAACAGGCCCAGGCCCGCCTGGAGAATGGCGCCTCGAGCATCACCGATGTGCTCGACGCCCAGGCCGCCCACGACAACGCCGGCGCCAATCGCAAACTCGCCGAGCGCAAGGTCGAGGATGCCTTCGAGGCCTTGTCCCGCTTGACCCGCCAGGACTATTCGACGATCGAGGGGATTCAGCATCAACTGCCGGTGGAACTGCCGGTGCCCAACGATGCCAACGAATGGGTCAGCCGCGCGGTGCGCCAGAACCTGGCGTTGCAGGCCAGCAGCTACGCGGTGATTGCCGCCGAACAAACCAATCGCCAGCGCAAGGCCGGTTATGCGCCGACCGTCGATGCGGTGGCGTCCTGGCGCAAAGGTGAAAACGACAGCTTCGGCTACAGCAACCCCACCGACTTCGGGCGGGATGGCTATCGAGGCAATGTCACGCAAAGCAGCATCGGCCTGGAGCTGAATATTCCGCTGTACTCCGGCGGCATGACCCGTTCCCAGGTGCGCGAAGCGACCGAGCGGCTGGCCCAGAGTGAAGACGAGCGCGAGGACCGCCGCCGCGAAGTGGTGCAGAACACACGCAATTTCTACCGCGCGGTGAATTCCGATATCGAGCAGGTCATTGCCCGCCGGCAGACGATTCGTTCCGGCCAGGCTTCGGTCAAGGCCAACCAGGTCGGGCGGGACCTGGGCTCGCGTAACACCGCGGATGTGCTCAATGCCCAGCGCCAGCTGTACAGCGCGGTGCGTGAGTACAACAACGCGCGCTACGACTACATCATCGACACCCTCAAGCTCAAGCAGGCGGCGGGAACCCTGAGCCCGAAGGACCTGAGCGACCTGGCGATGTACCTGACGAAAGACTACGACGCCGATCGGGATTTCCTGCCACCGCAGGAGCGCAAGGCGCTCTGA
- a CDS encoding (2Fe-2S)-binding protein has product MTFILNGRRLLLDQLPPDTPLLYALRNDFGLNGPKYGCGLGQCGACTVLVDGVAARSCTLPLSSVQGKQVTTLEGLKQEEHLHPVQQAFIDEQAAQCGYCSNGMIMTLVALFEREPEADEQRIKNELAYNLCRCGAHFEILQAAARARQLLAERGRP; this is encoded by the coding sequence ATGACTTTTATCCTCAACGGCCGCCGCCTTTTACTGGATCAGCTGCCGCCAGACACTCCACTGCTGTATGCCCTGCGCAACGACTTCGGCCTCAATGGCCCCAAGTACGGCTGCGGCCTGGGACAATGCGGCGCCTGCACGGTGCTGGTGGACGGTGTCGCCGCCCGCTCCTGCACCCTGCCGCTGTCCAGCGTGCAGGGCAAACAGGTCACCACCCTGGAAGGCCTGAAGCAGGAAGAGCACCTGCACCCGGTACAACAGGCATTTATCGATGAGCAGGCCGCGCAATGCGGCTATTGCAGCAACGGCATGATCATGACCCTGGTGGCGCTGTTCGAGCGCGAACCCGAGGCCGACGAGCAACGGATCAAGAACGAGCTGGCCTACAACCTCTGCCGCTGCGGCGCGCACTTCGAGATCCTGCAAGCCGCGGCCAGGGCCCGCCAACTGCTGGCAGAGCGGGGTCGACCATGA
- a CDS encoding xanthine dehydrogenase family protein molybdopterin-binding subunit — protein MNDLPLTRRRLLQAGGLIMISTLLPKPLLATADTKNPAALPADPTPDHVDNFIALGADGRVTAFCGHVDLGTGVRTALAQIVADELDVDFEQVRMILGDTASTPDQGPTIASATLQVSALPLRQAAAQLRRWLLEGAAEILDQPLAGLQVERGQIYASTRPTRRLSYAELARGQDLHLPLDPRVELKAVGASRYVGQSTPRVDIPAKVSGQLTYVHDLRLDGMLHGRVVRPPYPGADASAPLGHALIAVDEASIAHLPGIVKLVVIGDFVGIVAEREEQAIDAMRQLKVQWKPWNALPDLRPDILRETLLAHPKQDRVLRDDPGFDSHLGKLNSPLNVDYVWPYHLHASIGPSCAVAMIDAERAEVWAGSQNPHDLRKDIALLLGRTPQQVQVNRMEASGCYGRNCADDVAADAALLSQAVGRPVRVQLMREQEAGWEPKGTAQLMQVRGGLDGKREVAAYELKTCYPSNNARTLALLLTGTVANRPDIQQMGDRTAIPQYRFPQMRIVCQDAAPIVRASWMRGVSALPNVFAHESWIDELAYIAQQDPIAFRLRYLDDPRALALIEALKKQAGWQDGSAHRHPAPPSQEWVKGRGFAYARYFHSKFPGFGAAWAAWVCDLSVNRRTGQIRLDKIFVSHDCGRMVNPAGVRHQVHGNIVQSCSRVLKEYVGFDRSGSTSLEWGGYPILRFDELPEVDVQLLDRPEEPSMGAGESASVPSAAAIANAIFDAVGVRLRQVPFTPERVLQALQRAPDTDRLGQEARP, from the coding sequence ATGAACGACCTGCCGTTGACCCGTCGCCGCCTGCTCCAGGCCGGCGGCCTGATCATGATCAGTACCCTGCTGCCCAAACCCTTGCTGGCCACGGCCGATACCAAGAACCCGGCGGCGCTGCCAGCGGACCCGACGCCGGACCATGTCGACAATTTTATCGCCCTGGGCGCCGACGGCCGCGTGACCGCGTTCTGCGGTCATGTCGATCTCGGCACCGGGGTGCGCACCGCGCTGGCGCAGATCGTCGCCGACGAACTGGATGTCGACTTCGAGCAGGTACGGATGATTCTCGGCGACACCGCCAGCACCCCGGACCAGGGCCCGACCATCGCCAGCGCGACCCTGCAGGTCAGCGCCCTGCCCCTGCGCCAGGCCGCCGCCCAGTTGCGCCGGTGGCTGCTGGAAGGTGCAGCGGAAATCCTCGACCAGCCGCTTGCCGGGTTGCAGGTTGAACGAGGGCAGATCTACGCCAGCACTCGCCCCACACGGCGCCTGAGCTATGCCGAACTGGCCCGCGGGCAGGACCTGCACCTGCCCCTGGACCCGCGCGTCGAACTCAAGGCCGTCGGCGCCAGTCGTTATGTCGGCCAGTCCACCCCGCGCGTGGACATCCCGGCCAAGGTCAGCGGCCAGCTGACCTATGTCCACGACCTGCGCCTGGACGGCATGCTCCATGGTCGCGTGGTGCGCCCGCCCTACCCCGGTGCCGATGCCAGCGCGCCCTTGGGCCATGCACTGATCGCGGTGGATGAGGCATCCATCGCGCACTTGCCGGGCATCGTCAAACTGGTGGTGATCGGTGACTTTGTCGGCATAGTCGCCGAGCGCGAGGAGCAGGCCATCGACGCCATGCGCCAGCTCAAGGTCCAGTGGAAACCCTGGAACGCGCTGCCCGATCTGCGGCCGGACATTCTGCGTGAAACGCTCCTGGCCCACCCCAAGCAGGACCGCGTGCTGCGCGACGATCCCGGTTTCGACAGCCACCTGGGCAAGCTCAACAGCCCGCTCAATGTCGACTATGTCTGGCCCTATCACCTGCATGCCTCCATCGGCCCGTCCTGCGCGGTGGCGATGATCGACGCCGAACGGGCCGAGGTCTGGGCCGGCAGCCAGAACCCCCATGACCTGCGCAAGGACATCGCCCTGCTGCTGGGGCGCACGCCGCAACAGGTGCAGGTCAACCGCATGGAGGCCTCCGGCTGTTACGGACGCAACTGCGCCGACGACGTGGCCGCCGACGCCGCCCTGCTGTCCCAGGCGGTCGGGCGGCCGGTGCGGGTACAACTGATGCGCGAACAGGAAGCCGGCTGGGAACCCAAGGGCACCGCGCAACTGATGCAGGTCCGCGGTGGCCTCGACGGCAAACGCGAAGTGGCCGCCTACGAATTGAAGACCTGCTACCCCTCGAACAACGCCCGGACCCTGGCGCTGCTACTCACCGGCACCGTCGCCAACCGCCCCGACATCCAGCAGATGGGCGACCGCACGGCGATCCCGCAATACCGCTTCCCGCAGATGCGCATCGTCTGCCAGGACGCCGCACCGATCGTCCGTGCCTCATGGATGCGCGGGGTCTCCGCGCTGCCCAATGTCTTCGCCCACGAATCCTGGATCGACGAACTGGCCTACATCGCCCAGCAGGACCCGATCGCCTTCCGCCTGCGCTACCTGGACGACCCGCGCGCCCTGGCGCTGATCGAGGCGCTGAAAAAGCAGGCCGGCTGGCAGGACGGTAGCGCCCACCGGCACCCGGCGCCGCCGTCGCAGGAATGGGTCAAGGGCCGGGGTTTTGCCTATGCCCGGTATTTCCACAGCAAGTTCCCAGGCTTCGGTGCCGCCTGGGCCGCGTGGGTCTGCGACCTGAGCGTCAACCGGCGCACCGGGCAGATCCGCCTGGACAAGATCTTCGTCAGCCACGACTGCGGGCGCATGGTCAACCCGGCCGGGGTCCGGCATCAGGTGCACGGCAATATCGTCCAGTCGTGCAGCCGGGTGCTCAAGGAATACGTCGGCTTCGACCGCAGCGGCAGCACCTCCCTGGAATGGGGCGGTTATCCGATCCTGCGCTTCGACGAACTGCCGGAAGTGGATGTGCAACTGCTGGACCGCCCAGAAGAGCCGTCCATGGGCGCCGGCGAATCGGCCTCGGTGCCCAGCGCCGCAGCCATCGCCAATGCGATTTTCGACGCGGTCGGCGTGCGCCTGCGGCAAGTGCCCTTCACCCCGGAACGGGTGTTGCAAGCCTTGCAGCGAGCTCCCGACACTGACCGCCTTGGCCAGGAGGCTCGCCCATGA
- a CDS encoding cytochrome c, with product MSTFKTIAGWSLAALSLAVTAGVFLSWQPAIAPLDNHDIQYFSHGQVAKGEQLAALGDCAVCHTAPGGARNAGGLAMRIPFGTLYSTNITPDPETGIGSWSYPAFERAMRHGIDRNGRYLYPAFPYTAFTKTRDEDLKALYAYLMSQPPVRHQPPQTDLHFPFNIRPGILAWNWLYLRPGALADDPGRSALWNRGAYLSEGLGHCSACHSPRDPLFGERGGRRHLSGGVAEDWSAHALAGGKAPLAWTEQDLLDFLRHGYSPRHGVAAGPMAPVIHEGLAQLPEADLQAIAHYLSSLQPASATQGSADTLNHQAEQRTEPLGSPGARLFSGACMACHAQEKGPTLTGVRPSLALNSNLYADSPDNAIRVILEGIAQPANPELGYMPAFRHSLDDQQIADLLTFLRQNLAGQAPWKEVQQRVGQIRASLPPG from the coding sequence ATGAGCACATTCAAGACCATCGCCGGCTGGAGCCTGGCCGCCTTGAGCCTGGCCGTCACCGCGGGCGTGTTCCTCAGCTGGCAGCCGGCGATCGCGCCGCTGGACAATCACGACATCCAGTACTTCAGCCATGGGCAAGTCGCCAAGGGCGAGCAACTCGCGGCCCTGGGCGATTGCGCGGTCTGCCATACCGCGCCGGGCGGGGCGCGCAATGCCGGCGGCCTGGCCATGCGCATCCCGTTCGGTACCCTGTACAGCACTAACATCACCCCCGATCCGGAGACCGGGATCGGCAGCTGGTCCTATCCGGCCTTCGAGCGCGCCATGCGCCACGGCATCGACCGCAACGGGCGTTACCTGTACCCGGCGTTTCCCTACACCGCCTTCACCAAGACTCGCGACGAGGACCTCAAGGCGCTCTACGCCTACCTGATGAGCCAGCCGCCGGTCCGCCACCAGCCACCGCAGACCGACCTGCATTTCCCCTTCAATATCCGCCCGGGCATCCTCGCCTGGAACTGGCTCTATCTCAGGCCCGGCGCCCTGGCCGACGATCCCGGGCGCAGCGCCCTGTGGAACCGTGGCGCCTACCTGAGCGAGGGCCTGGGACACTGCAGCGCCTGCCACTCGCCCCGCGACCCGTTGTTTGGCGAACGCGGCGGCCGGCGCCACCTGAGCGGCGGCGTAGCCGAAGACTGGAGCGCCCATGCCCTGGCCGGCGGCAAGGCGCCGCTGGCCTGGACCGAACAGGACCTGCTGGACTTCCTGCGCCACGGCTACAGCCCGCGCCACGGCGTCGCCGCCGGCCCGATGGCGCCGGTGATCCACGAAGGCCTGGCGCAACTGCCGGAGGCCGACCTGCAGGCCATTGCCCATTACCTGTCCAGCCTGCAGCCGGCCAGCGCCACGCAAGGCAGCGCCGACACCCTGAACCACCAGGCCGAGCAACGCACCGAGCCCCTCGGCTCCCCCGGCGCCCGCCTGTTCTCGGGAGCCTGCATGGCCTGCCACGCCCAGGAAAAAGGCCCGACCCTGACCGGCGTGCGCCCCTCCCTGGCCCTCAACAGCAACCTCTACGCCGACAGCCCCGACAACGCCATCCGCGTGATCCTCGAAGGCATCGCCCAACCGGCCAACCCGGAACTGGGCTACATGCCCGCCTTCCGCCACAGCCTCGACGACCAACAGATCGCCGACCTGCTGACCTTCCTGCGCCAGAACCTGGCGGGCCAGGCCCCCTGGAAAGAAGTGCAACAACGCGTCGGCCAGATACGCGCCAGCCTGCCTCCCGGCTGA
- a CDS encoding bacteriocin immunity protein — MKNNFSDYTESEFIELLEELRKADEEDETDARADVLLLHFEKVSQHPAGSDLIYYPEEGADNSPEGVTQIVKAWRVANGLPGFKA, encoded by the coding sequence ATGAAAAACAACTTCTCTGATTACACAGAATCTGAGTTCATCGAGCTTTTGGAGGAGCTTCGTAAAGCAGACGAAGAAGATGAAACGGACGCTAGGGCGGATGTGCTTCTGCTGCACTTTGAAAAGGTCAGCCAGCACCCGGCAGGCTCCGACCTTATCTACTACCCCGAAGAGGGTGCAGACAACTCGCCCGAAGGCGTCACTCAGATCGTGAAAGCATGGCGGGTCGCGAACGGTTTGCCAGGCTTCAAGGCGTGA
- a CDS encoding bacteriocin immunity protein, whose translation MSLDKTRLEHYTECEFLQLINEFFSETNDLEGAQLENYLSTLADHFEKVTGHPAGYGLIYYPDQNGIEDSPEAVLSEVKAWRAANGLPGFKG comes from the coding sequence ATGTCTTTAGATAAGACCCGGCTTGAGCACTACACAGAGTGTGAGTTCCTACAGCTGATCAATGAGTTCTTCAGTGAAACCAACGATCTGGAAGGGGCTCAGCTCGAAAATTATCTGAGTACGCTGGCCGATCATTTTGAGAAAGTCACAGGACACCCGGCGGGTTATGGACTCATTTACTACCCGGATCAAAACGGTATTGAAGACAGTCCTGAGGCGGTATTGAGTGAGGTGAAAGCGTGGCGGGCTGCAAATGGTTTGCCAGGGTTCAAGGGTTAA
- a CDS encoding bacteriocin immunity protein — protein sequence MKNNITDFTEDEFVSYLNELLAANKTATDDVLDDLLEEFCEITGHPDGTDLIYYPEDGSKGTAEDITRVVKAWRMANGLPGFKQ from the coding sequence ATGAAGAACAACATCACTGACTTTACCGAAGACGAATTTGTCAGCTATCTGAATGAACTGCTCGCCGCTAACAAGACCGCAACCGACGATGTGCTTGACGATCTTCTAGAAGAGTTCTGCGAGATTACCGGTCACCCAGACGGCACCGATTTGATTTACTACCCGGAGGACGGTTCAAAGGGAACCGCCGAAGACATTACGCGAGTTGTGAAGGCGTGGCGTATGGCGAATGGGCTACCGGGATTCAAACAGTGA
- a CDS encoding methyl-accepting chemotaxis protein, whose translation MAFPPRFLEHYRKADRIMMGLIWLMFAYALGLAFWHDTFTQALLVGGDTTLVLSLLYRVISGTRLMRCCIAIGFMLMAALHINQAKGLIEAHFGIFVLLAVLTFYRDWLPILLAAVTIALHHVLFHVLQHQGFPVYVMAHHGGFGMVAVHAFYVVVETVILLYLAVHSHADAVESQDMLDKMLAATSQLTVEVHQGESGKVHVSLAQRFDHFMQQITALVDGVVRDTHGLRELGQDLAKTSQTLEQGAQHQLTEITQMTGSMQRMGDAMGDIAVHVEQAVERAGQASAQISRGQQSVDRAQAEITQLASRINGTNETVQRLAGQAEQIGNVLEVIGSIAAQTNLLALNAAIEAARAGEQGRGFAVVADEVRNLAQRTALSTQEIKTIIEALQQGSRQAAEAMHDSREGAQRCVEDSRQASAMFQAVGADISHIDQLNGRIVSTTREQSSASLDIVGRLHSVQAIAQNTADDMSNLALSSQRLPPIAIRLEALGQTFHK comes from the coding sequence ATGGCTTTCCCCCCGCGTTTTCTCGAGCATTACCGTAAAGCCGACCGCATCATGATGGGCCTGATCTGGCTGATGTTCGCCTATGCGCTGGGCCTGGCGTTCTGGCACGACACCTTCACCCAGGCGCTGCTGGTGGGCGGCGATACCACCCTGGTGCTGAGCCTGCTGTACCGCGTTATCAGCGGCACGCGCCTGATGCGCTGCTGCATCGCCATCGGCTTCATGCTCATGGCGGCACTGCACATCAACCAGGCCAAGGGCTTGATCGAAGCGCACTTCGGCATTTTCGTGCTGCTGGCGGTGCTGACCTTCTATCGCGACTGGCTGCCGATTCTGCTGGCGGCGGTGACCATCGCCCTGCATCACGTGCTGTTTCATGTGCTGCAGCACCAGGGCTTCCCGGTCTACGTCATGGCCCATCACGGCGGTTTCGGCATGGTGGCGGTGCACGCCTTCTATGTGGTGGTGGAGACGGTGATCCTGCTGTACCTGGCGGTGCACAGCCATGCCGACGCGGTGGAGAGCCAGGACATGCTGGACAAGATGCTCGCCGCCACGTCCCAGTTGACGGTCGAGGTTCATCAGGGCGAAAGCGGCAAGGTGCATGTGTCGCTGGCCCAGCGTTTCGACCACTTCATGCAGCAGATCACCGCCCTGGTGGATGGCGTGGTGCGCGACACCCACGGCCTGCGCGAACTGGGCCAGGACCTGGCGAAAACCAGCCAGACCCTGGAGCAGGGCGCCCAGCACCAGTTGACGGAAATCACCCAGATGACCGGCTCCATGCAGCGCATGGGCGATGCCATGGGCGACATCGCGGTGCACGTTGAGCAGGCGGTCGAGCGCGCGGGGCAGGCCAGCGCGCAAATCAGCCGCGGCCAGCAAAGCGTCGACCGCGCCCAGGCGGAAATCACTCAACTGGCGTCACGCATCAACGGCACCAACGAAACCGTGCAACGGCTGGCGGGGCAGGCGGAACAGATCGGCAACGTGCTGGAAGTGATCGGCAGCATCGCCGCCCAGACCAACCTGCTGGCCCTCAACGCCGCCATCGAGGCCGCCCGCGCCGGCGAGCAGGGCCGCGGTTTCGCCGTGGTCGCCGATGAGGTGCGCAACCTGGCCCAGCGCACCGCGCTGTCCACCCAGGAAATCAAGACCATCATCGAAGCCCTGCAACAGGGCAGCCGCCAGGCCGCTGAAGCCATGCACGACAGCCGCGAAGGCGCCCAGCGCTGCGTCGAAGACAGCCGCCAGGCCTCCGCGATGTTCCAGGCTGTGGGCGCCGACATCTCCCATATCGACCAACTCAACGGCCGCATTGTCAGCACCACCCGCGAACAATCCAGCGCCAGCCTCGACATCGTCGGCCGCCTGCACTCGGTCCAGGCCATCGCCCAGAACACCGCCGACGACATGAGCAACCTGGCCCTGAGCAGCCAACGCCTGCCGCCGATCGCGATTCGCCTGGAGGCGTTGGGGCAGACGTTTCACAAGTAA
- a CDS encoding TonB-dependent siderophore receptor — MLPTLSCCLVASPLWAQEAVELPTTDIQAERLNQDTGYTTSQASTASKSNVPIKEEAQSINVVTQQTLADYQVQSLEDAMKFVSGVSQGNTLGGSRDSLVKRGFGTNDDGSILRDGVRSNLGQNFSATTERVEVLKGPASMLYGALEPGGLINIISKQPQYTQSTTLSGSAYSEGGGTMALDTTGPLGDTGLAYRLIAERGHEDYWRNYGVNEHTLVAPSLTWTGERASLTLNYEYNDYSSPFDRGTVFTNGHPADIDYDKRLDERWAKSVGIREVASARFEYQLSDAWKTRVTYGWNNDRYSLSIAQPNSLTGNTLRRAANGAHYDDETRYASWDFIGQQELFGQRHDLLVGVDSEHSDQYRGKTYRNTAQGGFNITSPVYGKLAEPSLVSATQSNLRNQLTSSSVYFKDNWHLSEQWILVFGGRQQHYDQYSDQGLGRSYKVNRDSNGDTFVPFLGLVFKATDSLSLYGNYSRSFKPNTDVDDAGNTFDPEEGRSYEVGAKYDPLPGLNINLALYDIEKKNVVTTTTVNGVSLSEAAGKVGSQGVELDVTGRIAERWDLIGTYAYNHTEILDDPSNEGHRLANAPKHTASLYLSHYLNVPAEFGAWHAGGGARYVGERAANNANDFWLSSYTVADAFVRWESPLFGYKTSLQFNVDNLFDKQYYPSSTGSQLQVNVGEPRTARLSASVTF; from the coding sequence ATGTTGCCGACACTGTCCTGCTGTCTGGTCGCCAGCCCGCTGTGGGCACAGGAGGCGGTCGAACTGCCGACCACCGATATCCAGGCCGAGCGCCTCAACCAGGACACCGGCTACACCACCTCGCAAGCCAGCACGGCGAGCAAAAGCAATGTGCCGATCAAGGAGGAGGCGCAGTCGATCAACGTGGTGACCCAGCAGACCCTGGCCGACTATCAGGTGCAGTCGCTGGAGGACGCCATGAAGTTCGTCAGCGGCGTCAGCCAGGGCAACACCCTGGGTGGCTCCCGGGACTCGCTGGTCAAGCGTGGTTTCGGCACCAACGATGACGGCTCGATCCTGCGCGATGGTGTGCGTTCCAACCTGGGGCAGAACTTCAGCGCCACCACCGAGCGGGTCGAAGTGCTCAAGGGCCCGGCGTCGATGCTTTACGGCGCGCTGGAGCCGGGCGGGCTGATCAACATCATCAGCAAGCAGCCGCAGTACACCCAGAGCACCACGCTCAGCGGCTCGGCCTACAGCGAAGGCGGCGGCACCATGGCCCTGGACACCACCGGGCCGCTGGGCGATACCGGCCTGGCCTACCGCCTGATCGCCGAGCGCGGCCACGAGGACTACTGGCGCAACTACGGGGTCAACGAGCACACCCTGGTGGCGCCGTCGCTGACCTGGACCGGCGAACGCGCCAGCCTGACCCTGAACTACGAATACAACGACTACTCCAGCCCCTTTGACCGCGGCACCGTATTCACCAACGGGCATCCGGCGGACATCGACTACGACAAGCGCCTGGACGAACGCTGGGCGAAAAGCGTCGGCATCCGCGAAGTGGCCAGCGCGCGCTTCGAGTACCAGCTGAGCGACGCCTGGAAAACCCGCGTCACCTACGGCTGGAACAACGACCGCTACAGCCTGTCGATCGCCCAGCCCAACAGCCTGACCGGCAACACCCTGCGCCGGGCCGCCAACGGTGCCCACTACGACGACGAAACCCGCTACGCCAGCTGGGACTTCATCGGCCAGCAGGAGCTGTTCGGCCAGCGCCATGACCTGCTGGTGGGCGTCGACAGCGAGCACTCCGACCAGTACCGCGGCAAGACCTACCGCAACACCGCCCAGGGTGGTTTCAACATCACCTCACCGGTCTACGGCAAGCTGGCCGAGCCGAGCCTGGTCAGCGCCACCCAAAGCAACCTGCGCAACCAGCTGACCTCGAGCTCGGTGTACTTCAAGGACAACTGGCATTTAAGTGAACAGTGGATCCTGGTGTTCGGTGGTCGCCAGCAGCATTACGACCAGTACAGCGACCAGGGCCTGGGCCGCAGCTACAAGGTCAACCGCGACAGCAACGGCGACACCTTCGTACCCTTCCTCGGCCTGGTGTTCAAGGCCACCGACAGCCTGTCGCTGTACGGCAACTACAGCCGTTCGTTCAAGCCCAACACCGATGTCGACGACGCCGGCAACACCTTCGATCCGGAAGAGGGCCGCAGCTACGAGGTGGGGGCCAAGTACGATCCGCTGCCCGGCCTGAACATCAACCTGGCGCTGTACGACATCGAGAAAAAGAACGTGGTGACTACGACCACTGTTAATGGCGTGAGCCTCTCGGAAGCCGCCGGCAAGGTCGGTTCCCAGGGTGTGGAACTGGATGTCACCGGGCGCATCGCCGAGCGCTGGGACCTGATCGGCACCTACGCCTACAACCACACGGAAATCCTCGACGACCCGAGCAACGAAGGTCACCGCCTGGCCAACGCCCCCAAGCACACCGCCAGCCTGTACCTGAGTCACTACCTCAACGTGCCCGCGGAATTCGGTGCCTGGCATGCGGGCGGCGGCGCCCGTTATGTCGGCGAGCGCGCGGCCAACAACGCCAACGATTTCTGGCTCAGCAGCTACACCGTGGCCGATGCCTTCGTGCGCTGGGAATCGCCGCTGTTCGGCTACAAGACCAGCTTGCAGTTCAATGTCGACAACCTGTTCGACAAGCAGTACTACCCGTCGTCCACCGGCAGCCAGCTGCAGGTCAACGTCGGCGAGCCACGCACCGCACGCTTGAGCGCCAGCGTAACCTTCTGA